CTTATTTTTCCTTCCACGTTTCGTTCTTCTTTTTGTAATAGACCATCTGACTCCATGTTGTGAAGGATTGGATATAAAGTTCCTGCACTAATTTCATATCCATGTTCTTTTAGCTCTTCATGCATCCACGTACCATAAATAGGATGTTCTTTCGCATGGTGAAGAATATGTATTTGTATAAAGCCTAAGAACAACTTTCGTAGTATTCTATCTTCCAATCTAATCATCACTCCTTTTTTATTGAAAGCCAATATAGAATTTCGATATTGGTTTTCGATATTTAGAGACTAGCACATTTCATTTTGAAGTCCAATTATTTTACCTGAAAATTTACAATACCTTAATATTATAAAGACAGGGAATAAAACTTAGATATGGAAAGGATAATGATGAAAGCTATTGATTTACCGTTTGAGGCTGAAAAAGCAGCAAGATCGCACATTATAACTTATATAGTATAGTAGTGTAATCTATCAAGCTATGATTAACATATGATAGCTTGAGGTGATAACTATGGGAAAATATTATCAAAGCCCATTTCTTTTTGGCGGGAAACTAGGAATGTATAAAACGTTATATAAAGCGCCAACTTTAAAAAAGCACCTTCCTATTACAAAAAAATTCACCTATAAAAATGTAATAGAAATGACTAAGAAATATCCAACCGTTTATATTAAACCTCAAAAGAGTTCAAAAGGCAGGGGTATTTATCGGATTAAAAGATTAAAAAATAAATATGAGTGTCG
This DNA window, taken from Alteribacillus bidgolensis, encodes the following:
- a CDS encoding PadR family transcriptional regulator yields the protein MEDRILRKLFLGFIQIHILHHAKEHPIYGTWMHEELKEHGYEISAGTLYPILHNMESDGLLQKEERNVEGKIRKYYTATAKGEEILGQARAQAYELFKEIKD